From a region of the Methanobrevibacter sp. V74 genome:
- the guaB gene encoding IMP dehydrogenase — MSFSKKVQEARMSYTFDDFLLTPNASYVEPKDIDTKIELGNGIKLNIPILSAAMDTVTEADLAIAMAQEGGVGVIHRNITLERQVEEVKKVKCAEDLTIRDVVTITQDSTIADVQAKMQDELISGLPVVDGDEIIGIISKRDIRPVLKSEPDKTVKDIMTSEVVTVEEGVTAEEALNIAYDNKVERLPVLRDGKLVGIITIKDILNRSQYPSASRDDNGDFLVAAACGPFDLDRAMALDQAGADIISIDCAHAHNMNVVKFTETIKDNIDAELCVGNIATAEAAEDLISMGVDALKVGIGPGSMCTTRIVAGVGVPQLTAISDVADAAAESNIPVIADGGIRYSGDVAKAIGAGADAVMLGNLLAASYEAPGDIVVMNGKQYKKYRGMGSMGAMTSEFDGGADRYFQGQKSKMNHTKYVPEGIEGAVPYKGTVSEILFQLVGGLKSSMGYCGAENIKTMQEKANFVRITSSGIKESHPHDLLITNESPNYPTLD, encoded by the coding sequence ATGTCATTTTCTAAAAAAGTACAAGAAGCTAGAATGTCTTACACTTTTGACGATTTTCTTTTAACTCCTAATGCAAGCTATGTTGAACCAAAAGATATTGATACTAAAATTGAATTAGGAAATGGAATCAAGTTAAATATTCCAATTTTAAGTGCTGCTATGGATACTGTTACTGAAGCAGATCTTGCAATAGCTATGGCGCAGGAAGGAGGGGTAGGTGTAATTCACAGAAACATCACACTTGAAAGACAGGTTGAAGAGGTTAAAAAAGTCAAATGTGCTGAAGATTTAACTATTCGTGATGTTGTAACTATTACTCAAGATTCAACTATTGCTGATGTTCAGGCAAAAATGCAAGATGAACTTATCAGTGGCCTGCCGGTTGTTGACGGTGATGAAATTATAGGCATTATCTCTAAAAGAGATATCAGGCCTGTTTTAAAATCAGAACCTGATAAGACGGTTAAAGATATCATGACTTCAGAGGTTGTAACTGTTGAAGAAGGAGTTACTGCCGAAGAGGCTTTGAATATTGCTTATGATAATAAAGTTGAAAGATTGCCTGTTCTTCGTGATGGTAAATTAGTTGGAATTATTACTATTAAAGATATTTTAAACAGATCCCAATATCCTAGTGCATCAAGAGACGATAATGGTGATTTTTTAGTTGCTGCTGCCTGTGGTCCATTTGACTTGGACCGTGCAATGGCACTTGACCAAGCTGGTGCGGATATTATTTCAATTGATTGTGCTCATGCTCATAATATGAATGTAGTTAAATTTACGGAAACTATTAAAGATAATATTGATGCTGAATTATGTGTAGGTAACATTGCAACTGCAGAAGCTGCAGAAGACTTAATATCAATGGGTGTTGATGCACTTAAAGTAGGTATTGGTCCCGGTTCAATGTGCACCACCCGTATTGTTGCAGGTGTTGGTGTACCTCAATTAACTGCAATTTCAGATGTTGCTGATGCAGCAGCTGAATCAAACATTCCAGTTATTGCTGATGGAGGCATTAGATATTCTGGTGATGTTGCAAAAGCAATTGGTGCCGGTGCAGATGCTGTAATGCTTGGAAACTTACTTGCAGCTTCATACGAAGCTCCGGGAGACATTGTTGTTATGAATGGTAAACAATACAAAAAATACCGTGGAATGGGTTCAATGGGTGCAATGACCAGTGAATTTGATGGTGGGGCAGATAGATACTTCCAAGGACAAAAAAGTAAAATGAACCATACTAAATATGTCCCAGAAGGAATTGAAGGAGCTGTACCATATAAAGGAACTGTTTCTGAAATATTATTCCAATTAGTAGGTGGTTTAAAATCATCTATGGGTTATTGTGGTGCTGAAAATATTAAAACAATGCAGGAAAAAGCAAACTTTGTTAGAATTACAAGCAGTGGTATTAAAGAATCTCATCCACATGACTTATTAATTACTAATGAAAGTCCTAATTATCCAACACTTGACTAG
- the rpl37A gene encoding 50S ribosomal protein L37Ae, with protein MARTKKVGITGRFGARYGRKAKRSVKIIEENMKKNHVCPKCDRPYVKRQAAGIWKCRKCGAVFTGGAYVPQTPMAKSAARSIRDIKVEE; from the coding sequence ATGGCAAGAACTAAAAAAGTGGGTATTACAGGTAGGTTCGGTGCAAGATACGGAAGAAAAGCTAAAAGATCTGTTAAAATCATTGAAGAAAACATGAAAAAAAATCATGTTTGTCCTAAATGTGATAGGCCATATGTAAAAAGACAAGCTGCTGGAATTTGGAAATGCAGAAAATGTGGTGCAGTATTCACTGGTGGAGCTTATGTTCCTCAAACCCCTATGGCAAAATCTGCAGCACGCAGTATTAGAGATATTAAAGTGGAGGAATAG
- a CDS encoding DNA-directed RNA polymerase subunit P — translation MYRCPRCGAEVDHKSYMENKCPKCRYRILFKNVPETTRVIKAR, via the coding sequence TTGTATAGGTGTCCACGTTGTGGAGCAGAAGTAGACCATAAAAGCTACATGGAAAATAAATGTCCTAAATGCAGATATAGGATTTTATTTAAAAATGTTCCAGAAACCACAAGAGTTATAAAAGCAAGATAA